Proteins encoded by one window of Pseudorca crassidens isolate mPseCra1 chromosome 3, mPseCra1.hap1, whole genome shotgun sequence:
- the F2R gene encoding proteinase-activated receptor 1, with protein sequence MGPRWLLLVAAGLSLCGPLLSARARGPKTESEATNDTLSPRTFFLRNPNDVFEPIPLKEDEDQNESEFTEDRLSSGNRSSPPQKLPREFISKDASGYLTSTWLTLFIPSVYTGVFLVSLPLNIMAIVVFTLKMKIKKPAVVYMLHLAMADVLFVSVLPFKISYYFSGSDWRFGSAMCRFITAAFYCNMYASIMLMTVISIDRFLAVVYPMQSLSWRTLGRASFTCLAIWAMAIAGVVPLLLKEQTTQVPGLNITTCHDVLNQTLLEGYYSYYFSAFSAIFFFVPLIISTVCYVSIIRSLSSSTVANQSKKSRALFLSAAVFCIFVLCFGPTNILLILHYAFLSHNSMTEAAYFAYLLCVCVSSISCCVDPLIYYYASSECQRYLYSILCCKESSDPSSYNSSGQLMASKMDTCSSNLNSSVYKKLLT encoded by the coding sequence agtcAGAAGCAACAAATGATACTCTGAGTCCCCGGACATTTTTTCTCAGGAATCCCAATGATGTATTTGAACCAATCCCACTGAAGGAGGATGAGGACCAAAATGAAAGTGAATTCACAGAAGACAGATTAAGCTCCGGCAACAGAAGCAGTCCTCCTCAAAAATTACCCCGCGAGTTCATCTCAAAAGATGCCTCAGGATATCTGACCAGCACCTGGTTGACGCTCTTTATCCCCTCCGTCTACACCGGCGTGTTCCTCGTCAGCCTTCCTCTGAACATCATGGCCATCGTCGTGTTCACCTTGAAGATGAAGATCAAGAAGCCCGCCGTGGTGTACATGCTGCACCTGGCCATGGCAGACGTGCTCTTTGTGTCTGTGCTCCCCTTTAAGATCAGCTACTACTTTTCCGGAAGTGACTGGAGATTCGGGTCTGCCATGTGCCGCTTCATCACCGCTGCGTTCTACTGTAACATGTATGCCTCTATCATGCTCATGACGGTCATCAGCATTGACCGGTTCCTGGCTGTGGTATACCCCATGCAGTCGCTCTCCTGGCGTACTCTGGGGAGGGCTTCCTTTACCTGTCTGGCCATCTGGGCCATGGCCATCGCGGGGGTGGTACCTCTGCTCCTCAAGGAGCAGACCACCCAGGTCCCGGGGCTCAACATAACCACCTGTCACGATGTGCTCAACCAAACACTGCTCGAAGGCTACTACTCATATTACTTCTCGGCCTTCTCTGCCATCTTCTTTTTTGTGCCGTTGATCATTTCCACAGTCTGTTATGTGTCTATCATCCGATCTCTTAGCTCTTCCACGGTTGCCAACCAGAGCAAGAAGTCCCGGGCTTTGTTCTTGTCAGCTGCTGTTTTCTGCATCTTCGTCCTTTGCTTTGGACCCACAAACATCCTGCTGATTCTACATTACGCATTCCTTTCCCATAATTCCATGACAGAGGCTGCCTACTTTGCCTacctcctgtgtgtctgtgtcagcAGCATAAGCTGTTGCGTTGACCCCTTGATTTACTACTATGCTTCCTCTGAGTGCCAGAGGTACCTCTACAGTATCTTATGCTGCAAAGAAAGTTCAGATCCCAGCAGTTATAACAGCAGCGGTCAGTTGATGGCAAGTAAAATGGACACCTGCTCTAGTAACCTGAATAGCAGCGTGTACAAAAAGCTGTTAACTTAG